The following coding sequences are from one Lolium rigidum isolate FL_2022 chromosome 6, APGP_CSIRO_Lrig_0.1, whole genome shotgun sequence window:
- the LOC124663922 gene encoding uncharacterized protein LOC124663922 translates to MLDTLVGQGFRGPSADVLRTEWLPKLKSEILQRTEEIEKDWVTTGCTILADSWTDNKLKALINFSVSSPLGTFFLKTVDASPHIKNHRGLYDLFDEVIQEVGPGNVVQIISDRNINYGNIDKLIMQNYNTIFWSPCASFCVNSMLDEFSKIDWVNQCICQAQTITRFVYNNNWVLDLMRKCMEGQELVCSGITKSVSDFLTLQSLLRHRSKLKQMFHSPEYVSSSYANRSLSISCVEILNDDELWRAVEEIAAVSEPLLRVMRDVSGGKAAIGYIYESMTKVMDSIRTYYIMDEGKCKSFLDIVEQKWQVELHSPLHSAAAFLNPSIQYNPDIKFLSTIKEEFYNVLDKVLTAPDQRHGITLELHAFSKTQGMFASNIAKEARNNTSPGIWWEQYGDSAPALQHVAVRIASQVCSTLTFQRDWSIILQSHCEKRNKLDKEALADQAYVHYNLTLHSESRMATKKKVDGDPIALDHIDMTSPWVEDSDSPNFTQWLDRFPSALDGGDLNTRQFGGSIFGTNDNLFNL, encoded by the exons ATGCTGGACACACTTGTTGGACAGGGATTCCGAGGGCCTTCAGCAGATGTCTTGAGGACAGAGTGGCTTCCCAAGCTTAAGTCTGAGATTTTGCAGAGAACGGAGGAGATCGAAAAGGATTGGGTGACTACAGGCTGTACTATATTAGCTGATTCGTGGACTGACAACAAACTGAAAGCCCTGATCAACTTCTCTGTGTCGTCTCCGCTAGGGACGTTCTTCCTCAAAACAGTAGATGCCTCTCCACACATCAAAAATCACAGAGGGTTGTACGATCTCTTTGATGAAGTGATTCAGGAAGTTGGTCCAGGCAATGTTGTTCAGATTATCAGTGATAGGAATATAAACTACGGCAATATAGATAAGCTCATCATGCAGAACTACAACACCATATTTTGGTCTCCCTGCGCTTCTTTTTGTGTAAACTCAATGTTGGATGAATTCTCCAAGATTGATTGGGTTAACCAATGCATCTGTCAAGCACAAACAATCACAAGATTTGTCTACAACAACAATTGGGTTCTTGATCTTATGAGGAAGTGCATGGAAGGGCAGGAGCTTGTTTGCTCTGGGATTACAAAGTCTGTTTCAGACTTCCTCACTCTGCAATCACTGCTGAGGCACAGATCAAAGCTGAAGCAAATGTTTCACAGCCCTGAATATGTATCTTCTTCATATGCAAATAGATCCCTAAGTATTTCCTGCGTTGAGATCCTCAATGATGATGAGTTATGGCGAGCAGTTGAAGAGATAGCGGCTGTTTCAGAACCTCTGTTGAGAGTCATGAGGGATGTCTCAGGAGGCAAGGCAGCTATTGGTTATATATATGAGTCTATGACAAAGGTGATGGACTCAATTAGAACATACTATATAATGGATGAAGGCAAATGCAAGTCATTTCTGGATATTGTGGAGCAAAAATGGCAAGTAGAGCTGCATTCGCCTCTTCATTCAGCAGCTGCTTTCCTGAACCCAAGCATCCAGTATAATCCAGACATCAAATTTTTATCTACTATCAAAGAGGAGTTCTACAATGTCCTGGATAAAGTGCTTACAGCCCCAGACCAAAGGCATGGTATCACTCTGGAACTGCATGCTTTCAGCAAGACACAAGGAATGTTTGCCTCTAACATTGCTAAAGAGGCCCGCAACAACACCTCCCCAG GTATTTGGTGGGAGCAATACGGTGATTCAGCGCCAGCATTACAACACGTTGCTGTCAGAATAGCGAGTCAGGTCTGCAGCACCCTGACCTTCCAAAGGGACTGGAGCATCATCCTTCAGAGCCACTGCGAAAAACGCAACAAGTTAGACAAGGAGGCATTGGCCGACCAAGCGTATGTGCACTACAATCTCACGCTCCACTCCGAGTCCAGAATGGCTACGAAGAAGAAAGTGGACGGGGATCCGATCGCTCTGGACCATATCGACATGACCTCGCCGTGGGTCGAGGATTCGGATAGCCCAAACTTCACCCAGTGGCTGGACAGGTTCCCATCAGCCTTGGATGGTGGAGACCTGAACACCAGGCAGTTTGGTGGATCCATCTTTGGCACTAACGATAATCTTTTCAATTTATGA